One Tubulanus polymorphus chromosome 5, tnTubPoly1.2, whole genome shotgun sequence DNA segment encodes these proteins:
- the LOC141905209 gene encoding ATP-dependent (S)-NAD(P)H-hydrate dehydratase-like, whose translation MFTLGSLWLYMTARNGGKFRGGYVSCIKQRGFDVYRGDKCRFTEMVQSIIPPLTYESYKGQSGRIGIVGGCKEYTGAPYFAAISALKVGADLAHVFCTNAAAPVIKSYSPELIVHPILDDEKFESEMETWVGKMHALVIGPGLGRDKLLLDNTKILLEHAMKLNKPIVIDADGLFLLSENPDLIQGYQKAILTPNKVEFKKLFHAVVGEYPPAEDQPAGVIKLSKILGNVTIVCKGKMDLIFRGESGLICGDEGSPRRCGGQGDLLAGSLGVFSYWAHKFGSHSELFEADGPTVAAAYTACLLTRRCNAAAFRIHERSMTTSDMIEQIRTCFTRLSQ comes from the exons ATGTTCACATTAGGAAGTTTGTGGCTTTATATGACTGCTAGAAATGGAGGAAAATTTAGAGGAG GATATGTAAGTTGTATTAAACAGCGAGGTTTTGACGTGTATCGTGGAGACAAGTGTAGGTTCACTGAAATGGTACAGAGTATAATACCGCCGTTAACTTATGAATCGTATAAGGGTCAATCAGGTCGAATTGGAATTGTTGGTGGTTGTAAAGA ATATACTGGTGCTCCATATTTTGCTGCTATTTCTGCATTAAAAGTA GGAGCTGATCTAGCTCATGTATTTTGTACGAACGCTGCGGCTCCTGTGATTAAATCTTACAGTCCTGAACTAATAGTTCATCCTATACT TGATGATGAGAAATTTGAGAGTGAAATGGAAACATGGGTTGGCAAGATGCACGCGTTAGTGATTGGTCCAGGTTTAGGCAGAGATAAACTTCTTTTGGATAATACTAAA atACTGCTTGAACACGCTATGAAACTGAATAAACCTATAGTTATTGATGCT GACGGTTTGTTCTTATTGTCCGAAAATCCTGACCTCATTCAAGGTTATCAAAAAGCGATATTGACTCCGAATAAAGTTGAATTCAAGAAGTTATTCCACGCTGTG GTAGGTGAATACCCACCCGCTGAAGACCAACCCGCTGGTGTGATTAAACTCAGCAAAATCCTCGGTAATGTAACGATAGTTTGTAAAGGTAaaatggatttgatatttcgcGGTGAAAGTG GGTTGATTTGTGGCGATGAAGGTAGTCCCAGGCGTTGTGGCGGTCAAGGTGATTTACTTGCTGGAAGTTTAGGAGTCTTTTCTTACTGGGCTCATAAATTTGGATCTCACAG tgaattatTTGAAGCCGATGGCCCTACAGTAGCCGCAGCGTACACAGCATGTTTACTGACTCGTAGATGTAACGCTGCTGCGTTTAGAATACACGAACGTTCTATGACCACTAGTGACATGATCGAGCAAATTAGAACCTGTTTTACACGTTTATCCCAATAG